A window from Marinagarivorans cellulosilyticus encodes these proteins:
- a CDS encoding retropepsin-like aspartic protease family protein produces the protein MRRFCFYLSAALLMLLTSHSQANTHRVTVKGLFAGSAVLEVNGKAHMLKEGASTPEGITLLRATSKFAQIEQNGEIKKLGLNRQVGGSYAASEPASVSLTRQPDGHFFSSGRINNRWVEFMVDTGATSVTLNSFTADHLGIAYLDAPTVEVATAQGNTQAYQVILGSVAVGDVLLTNVSAFIIEGRFPQTILLGNTFLSRVDMRTHNSAMTLQAKY, from the coding sequence GTGCGCCGTTTTTGCTTTTATCTGAGTGCTGCATTATTGATGTTGCTGACCAGCCACAGCCAAGCCAATACCCATCGCGTGACTGTTAAAGGCCTGTTTGCAGGTAGTGCTGTGCTAGAAGTTAACGGCAAAGCGCATATGCTAAAAGAAGGCGCCAGCACGCCAGAGGGCATCACGCTATTGCGTGCAACCAGCAAGTTTGCCCAAATAGAACAAAACGGTGAAATTAAAAAGCTGGGCCTTAATCGCCAAGTCGGCGGTAGTTATGCGGCATCCGAGCCTGCTAGCGTTAGCCTTACCCGCCAGCCCGACGGACACTTCTTTTCCTCAGGCCGCATCAATAATCGCTGGGTAGAGTTTATGGTCGATACGGGAGCAACCAGTGTTACCCTAAATTCGTTCACTGCCGACCACTTAGGTATTGCCTATCTCGATGCTCCAACCGTAGAAGTTGCAACCGCACAAGGCAACACACAGGCTTATCAAGTTATACTAGGCTCCGTGGCTGTTGGCGATGTGCTACTGACCAACGTGAGCGCTTTTATTATTGAAGGCCGCTTCCCACAGACTATATTGCTAGGCAATACGTTTTTAAGCCGGGTTGATATGCGCACCCATAACAGCGCCATGACTCTGCAAGCGAAATACTAG
- a CDS encoding phosphatidylglycerophosphatase A → MTNAQAAGPFRTDAKGRPQPTFRQLLSNPIALLAFGFGSGLAPKAPGTAGTLAALPIFYFLADLPLYTYIGVILITFVIGIYLCEQASKWLGVHDHGGIVWDEFVGMWITMIAAPAGWPWLIAGFVLFRFFDMLKPWPISLADKHIHGGFGIMVDDVFAGLAALGCLQALAYWLA, encoded by the coding sequence TTGACTAACGCTCAGGCTGCAGGCCCCTTCCGTACTGACGCCAAAGGCCGCCCGCAGCCCACCTTTCGTCAGCTGCTGAGTAACCCTATTGCCCTGCTGGCCTTTGGTTTCGGTAGCGGCCTGGCACCTAAAGCACCCGGCACAGCTGGCACACTGGCCGCGCTGCCAATCTTTTACTTCCTTGCCGATTTACCGCTCTATACTTACATAGGTGTAATACTCATAACCTTCGTCATTGGCATATACCTGTGCGAGCAGGCGTCCAAGTGGTTGGGTGTTCACGACCACGGCGGTATTGTGTGGGATGAATTTGTCGGCATGTGGATAACCATGATTGCCGCCCCCGCAGGCTGGCCGTGGCTAATAGCGGGTTTTGTGCTGTTTCGCTTTTTTGACATGCTCAAGCCATGGCCGATAAGCCTTGCCGATAAACACATACATGGCGGCTTTGGCATTATGGTTGATGATGTTTTTGCAGGCTTAGCTGCTTTGGGCTGCCTACAAGCACTGGCCTACTGGTTGGCTTGA
- the thiL gene encoding thiamine-phosphate kinase, with product MNEFALIRQHFAKAIVNDDVALGIGDDCALLIPPSGKHLAVSMDTLVAGTHFPEGMAAKHIATRALATALSDLAAMGAEALWFTLALTLPKADEPWVGEFCESLLHFADTHNCALVGGDITRGPLTVSVQVHGAVTPNTALKRSGAKPDDIIYVTGSLGDGAAALAVLQQKFTVRRSSQDYLQQRFYRPTPRLQEGQLLVGTASAAIDISDGLLADLGHICDASGAGALVNVNRLPMSEHWRSSVSLDKALDWAVSGGDDYELCFTVPREKINTVEEWIRQGRLKATAIGKITANAGIFMVNNGKTLEFDVEGYKHFD from the coding sequence ATGAATGAATTTGCGCTGATTCGCCAACATTTTGCCAAGGCTATCGTCAACGATGATGTTGCCCTTGGCATTGGTGACGATTGCGCATTACTGATCCCTCCATCGGGCAAGCACCTAGCGGTTTCGATGGATACTCTGGTAGCGGGCACTCACTTCCCTGAAGGAATGGCCGCCAAACATATCGCTACCCGCGCACTAGCAACCGCTTTAAGTGACCTTGCCGCAATGGGCGCAGAAGCTCTGTGGTTTACACTAGCGCTAACCTTGCCTAAAGCCGACGAGCCGTGGGTAGGTGAATTTTGCGAAAGCTTATTGCATTTTGCGGACACCCATAACTGCGCGCTAGTGGGTGGCGATATCACCCGCGGCCCGCTTACCGTTAGTGTGCAGGTTCACGGCGCCGTAACACCTAATACCGCGCTAAAGCGCAGTGGCGCCAAACCCGACGACATCATTTACGTTACCGGCAGCCTCGGCGACGGCGCAGCAGCCCTAGCAGTATTGCAGCAAAAGTTCACCGTGCGCCGCAGCTCGCAAGACTATTTACAACAGCGTTTTTACCGGCCAACACCACGGCTGCAAGAAGGCCAATTGTTGGTAGGCACTGCCAGCGCAGCCATTGATATTTCTGACGGCCTACTTGCCGACTTAGGGCACATTTGCGATGCCAGCGGTGCAGGTGCCTTGGTGAATGTTAACCGGCTCCCTATGAGTGAGCATTGGCGCAGTAGCGTAAGCCTCGATAAAGCGCTGGATTGGGCCGTGAGTGGTGGCGACGATTACGAACTGTGTTTTACCGTACCGCGCGAGAAAATCAACACCGTCGAAGAGTGGATTAGGCAAGGCCGCCTAAAAGCTACCGCCATTGGTAAAATCACCGCAAACGCAGGTATTTTTATGGTTAACAACGGCAAAACGCTAGAATTCGATGTAGAAGGATACAAGCACTTTGACTAA
- the nusB gene encoding transcription antitermination factor NusB produces MSQNPMPALRSKARHYAMQALYQWQMTKMPLNTIEAEYRTDNDMSKVDVDYLHELIHNVPANISIIETDFLPHLTDITLEQIDPISLAILRLSCYELRFRLDVPYKVVINEGLNLAKRFGATDSHKFINGVLDKVAPRVREAEVKAQGRRN; encoded by the coding sequence ATGTCCCAGAACCCTATGCCCGCTTTGCGCAGCAAAGCACGTCACTACGCCATGCAAGCGCTATATCAATGGCAGATGACGAAAATGCCGCTTAATACCATCGAAGCGGAGTACCGCACCGATAACGACATGAGCAAAGTTGATGTGGATTACTTGCACGAGCTTATCCACAACGTGCCGGCCAACATCAGCATCATCGAAACCGACTTTTTGCCGCACCTAACTGACATTACGCTAGAGCAAATCGACCCAATCAGCTTAGCTATTTTGCGCCTTTCTTGTTACGAGCTTCGCTTTCGGTTAGACGTGCCCTATAAAGTAGTAATTAACGAAGGGCTTAACTTAGCCAAGCGTTTTGGCGCTACCGATAGCCATAAGTTTATTAATGGCGTACTCGATAAAGTGGCTCCGCGCGTGCGCGAAGCCGAAGTTAAAGCACAGGGTAGACGCAACTAA
- the ribE gene encoding 6,7-dimethyl-8-ribityllumazine synthase, whose amino-acid sequence MNIIEGDFKNSDGKYALLVSRWNSFVVEHLKDGAIDTLKRHGIDESNIDIIYAPGAFEFPIAAQKIAAGGKYDAIIALGAVIRGGTPHFDYVAGECTKGLAQVSLQAGLPITFGVLTVDSIEQAIERSGTKAGNKGCEAASTALEMVSLLGKL is encoded by the coding sequence ATGAACATTATTGAAGGCGATTTTAAAAATTCCGACGGCAAATACGCGCTATTGGTTAGCCGCTGGAATAGCTTTGTGGTTGAACACCTCAAAGACGGCGCAATCGATACCCTTAAACGCCACGGCATTGATGAATCCAACATCGACATCATCTACGCCCCTGGCGCTTTTGAATTCCCCATTGCTGCGCAAAAAATTGCGGCCGGCGGTAAATACGATGCCATTATCGCCTTAGGCGCGGTCATTCGCGGCGGCACCCCGCACTTCGATTACGTAGCGGGTGAGTGCACTAAAGGCTTAGCGCAAGTTTCTTTACAGGCAGGCCTGCCCATTACTTTTGGCGTATTAACCGTAGACAGCATCGAACAGGCCATCGAGCGCAGCGGTACTAAAGCTGGCAATAAAGGCTGCGAAGCCGCTAGCACCGCCCTCGAAATGGTTTCTTTACTAGGTAAGCTTTAA
- the ribBA gene encoding bifunctional 3,4-dihydroxy-2-butanone-4-phosphate synthase/GTP cyclohydrolase II — MDLNTPAELIEDIRQGKMVVLMDDEDRENEGDLIMAAEQVRPEDINFMAKHARGLICLTLTEERCRQLELPLMVRDNHAAHATNFTVSIEAATGVTTGISAADRAHTIRTAVKRGATPKNIVQPGHIFPLMAQAGGVLSRAGHTEAGCDLARLAGFEAAGVIVEIMNDDGSMARQNDLLAFAKEHNLKIGTIADLIQHRTIEEKTVHCTNERQVHTEYGEFTLKTYIDKARSEHHFAFVLGKVEADKPTLVRVHVGSTARDVLGIQRADELGPDGNKSWSFHAAMQKVAAEGAGVVVLICHSETTEEIEESIDWLISGRTQRPKAELAYKQVGTGSQILKDLGVSKMRLLSAPFKFSALSGFNLEVTEYIQH, encoded by the coding sequence GTGGACTTAAATACCCCCGCCGAGCTAATTGAAGATATCCGCCAAGGCAAGATGGTTGTTTTGATGGATGATGAAGACCGCGAAAACGAAGGCGACCTAATAATGGCTGCCGAGCAGGTGCGACCAGAAGATATTAACTTTATGGCTAAGCACGCACGCGGGCTTATTTGCCTAACCCTAACCGAAGAGCGCTGTCGCCAATTAGAGCTGCCTTTAATGGTGCGCGACAACCACGCTGCCCATGCCACTAACTTTACGGTGAGCATCGAAGCGGCGACAGGCGTAACCACCGGTATTAGCGCCGCCGACCGCGCGCACACTATTCGCACGGCAGTAAAGCGCGGTGCCACGCCTAAAAACATCGTACAACCGGGCCACATATTCCCGCTGATGGCGCAAGCCGGTGGGGTATTAAGCCGCGCAGGCCATACTGAAGCCGGCTGTGATTTAGCCCGCCTAGCCGGCTTTGAAGCCGCCGGTGTTATTGTGGAAATAATGAACGACGACGGCAGCATGGCGCGCCAAAACGACTTACTCGCCTTTGCCAAAGAGCACAACTTAAAAATTGGCACCATCGCCGACCTTATCCAGCACCGCACCATAGAAGAAAAAACCGTACACTGCACAAACGAGCGCCAAGTGCATACGGAATATGGCGAGTTCACGCTTAAAACCTATATCGACAAAGCTCGCAGCGAACACCACTTTGCCTTTGTATTGGGTAAAGTCGAAGCCGACAAACCCACTTTGGTGCGAGTGCATGTAGGCTCTACCGCGCGAGATGTTCTTGGTATTCAGCGTGCCGACGAACTCGGGCCAGATGGCAATAAGTCGTGGAGCTTTCACGCCGCCATGCAAAAAGTGGCCGCCGAAGGTGCCGGCGTTGTGGTGTTAATTTGCCACAGCGAAACCACCGAAGAAATCGAAGAAAGCATCGACTGGCTCATTAGCGGGCGCACCCAACGCCCCAAAGCCGAGCTGGCTTATAAGCAAGTGGGCACCGGCTCGCAAATACTCAAAGACTTAGGGGTGAGTAAAATGCGCCTACTTAGCGCGCCCTTTAAATTTAGTGCGCTATCGGGCTTTAACCTCGAAGTGACCGAATACATTCAACATTAA
- a CDS encoding riboflavin synthase, whose translation MFTGIVEALGTIAAAQPKNGDLRLHIQAPTLDWSDVALGDSIATNGVCLTVVELSGNGYWADVSNETIKFTTVAQWQVSKVVNLEKALTPQTRLGGHIVSGHVDGIGEVVSRKPDARSERFTLRAPKELAKYIAHKGSITVDGTSLTVNAVNGCEFELNIVPHTLEKTVIGHYQVGSTVNLEVDVLARYLERLMLGEKAAEGKATLTEGFLAEHGFMK comes from the coding sequence ATGTTTACTGGCATTGTCGAAGCCCTTGGCACTATCGCCGCCGCGCAACCTAAAAACGGCGATTTGCGCTTACACATTCAAGCACCCACGCTAGACTGGAGCGACGTGGCACTAGGTGATTCTATCGCAACTAATGGTGTGTGCTTAACAGTGGTAGAGCTTAGCGGCAATGGTTATTGGGCCGATGTATCCAACGAGACTATTAAGTTCACCACCGTAGCCCAATGGCAAGTCAGCAAAGTGGTGAACTTAGAAAAAGCCCTTACCCCGCAAACGCGCTTGGGTGGCCATATCGTCAGCGGCCATGTCGATGGCATTGGTGAAGTCGTTAGCCGCAAACCCGACGCCCGCAGCGAACGCTTCACGCTGCGCGCGCCCAAAGAGCTAGCAAAATATATTGCCCATAAAGGCTCTATTACTGTAGATGGCACCAGCCTTACCGTAAATGCCGTAAACGGCTGCGAATTTGAACTTAACATCGTGCCACATACGCTTGAAAAAACCGTTATTGGCCACTACCAAGTTGGCAGCACTGTTAATTTAGAAGTAGACGTTTTAGCGCGCTACCTAGAGCGCTTAATGCTTGGCGAAAAAGCCGCCGAAGGCAAAGCCACACTCACAGAAGGCTTTTTGGCCGAACACGGTTTTATGAAGTAA
- the ribD gene encoding bifunctional diaminohydroxyphosphoribosylaminopyrimidine deaminase/5-amino-6-(5-phosphoribosylamino)uracil reductase RibD has translation MNMTHGDLDCMNRALQLAELGMYTTTPNPRVGCVIVAENGDRVGDGYHLRAGQGHAEVNALAMAGLKARGATVYVTLEPCNHQGRTGPCSQSLIDAGVAEVVYGMQDPNPLVAGQGLQRLRDAGITVRGPLLEEQAKALNPGFIKRMRTGRPYVRCKLAMSLDGRTAMASGESQWITGSHAREDVQKLRARSCSIITGAGTVLADNPALTVRSPALGEHPRQPLRVVVDSQLRTPLDATILHDSTHTAFACAQDVNQHGKAAAWPLRQHNTTQVDLRALIEALGNKQHNEVLIEAGPTLAGAFLQAGLVDEIVVYMAGKLMGSTGKPLFELPISQMSQNIALNIIQIQPVGADWRIVAIPHNTLDPLNPPLSE, from the coding sequence ATGAATATGACGCACGGCGACCTCGATTGCATGAACCGGGCCTTGCAACTGGCAGAGCTCGGCATGTACACCACCACACCCAACCCCCGCGTTGGCTGCGTGATTGTGGCCGAAAATGGCGACCGCGTTGGCGACGGTTATCATTTACGCGCAGGCCAAGGCCATGCAGAAGTTAACGCTTTAGCCATGGCCGGCTTAAAAGCGCGCGGCGCCACCGTTTATGTCACGCTAGAACCCTGCAACCATCAGGGGCGCACAGGCCCCTGCAGCCAATCCTTAATTGATGCTGGCGTAGCCGAAGTCGTTTACGGCATGCAAGACCCAAATCCCCTTGTTGCCGGCCAAGGCTTACAGCGCCTGCGCGATGCTGGCATTACTGTGCGCGGCCCTCTGCTCGAAGAGCAAGCGAAGGCGCTAAACCCAGGTTTTATTAAACGCATGCGCACCGGCCGCCCTTACGTGCGCTGTAAACTAGCAATGAGCCTAGATGGCCGCACCGCAATGGCCAGCGGCGAAAGTCAGTGGATTACCGGCAGCCACGCTAGGGAAGACGTACAAAAATTGCGCGCGCGCAGCTGCAGCATTATTACCGGTGCAGGCACAGTACTCGCCGACAACCCCGCATTAACAGTACGCAGCCCCGCCCTTGGCGAGCACCCGCGCCAGCCACTGCGCGTAGTGGTAGATAGCCAGCTTCGCACCCCTCTAGATGCCACAATTCTGCACGACAGTACACACACCGCTTTTGCCTGCGCACAAGACGTAAATCAGCACGGCAAGGCCGCGGCTTGGCCACTGCGCCAACACAACACAACACAAGTAGACCTGCGCGCACTGATTGAAGCACTCGGCAACAAGCAACACAACGAAGTGTTAATTGAAGCGGGCCCGACACTGGCAGGTGCTTTTTTGCAGGCCGGCCTCGTTGATGAAATTGTCGTTTATATGGCAGGCAAACTTATGGGTAGCACTGGCAAACCGCTATTTGAGCTGCCCATTAGCCAAATGAGCCAGAATATCGCGCTCAACATCATCCAAATACAACCAGTAGGCGCCGATTGGCGTATTGTGGCAATACCGCACAATACCCTCGACCCACTTAACCCACCGCTTTCGGAGTAG
- the nrdR gene encoding transcriptional regulator NrdR: MHCPFCQTADTKVVDSRLVAEGGQVRRRRECQQCKERFTTFEVAELLLPRVIKQDGSREPFDEEKLRAGLQRALEKRPVSIEDIEAAINQIKYFLQAMGEREVDSRIVGEKVMEVLRQLDGVAYVRFASVYRSFKDIDEFRAELDRLEKDPSQ, from the coding sequence ATGCATTGCCCATTTTGCCAAACGGCCGATACCAAAGTCGTGGATTCTCGCCTTGTGGCCGAGGGCGGTCAAGTGCGACGCCGGCGCGAGTGCCAGCAGTGTAAGGAGCGCTTCACCACTTTTGAGGTGGCCGAGCTGCTTTTGCCCCGCGTTATCAAGCAAGACGGCTCCCGCGAGCCATTCGATGAGGAAAAACTACGTGCCGGCTTGCAGCGCGCGCTAGAAAAACGCCCAGTCAGCATTGAAGACATCGAGGCTGCAATTAATCAAATTAAGTACTTTTTGCAGGCAATGGGTGAACGCGAAGTCGATTCACGCATTGTTGGCGAAAAGGTCATGGAAGTCTTGCGCCAACTCGATGGCGTGGCCTATGTGCGCTTTGCTTCGGTGTACCGCAGCTTTAAAGATATCGACGAATTCCGCGCCGAGTTAGATAGGCTAGAAAAGGACCCCAGCCAATGA
- a CDS encoding DUF808 domain-containing protein, which produces MAGSSFFALFDDIAALLDDIALMSKVAAKKTAGVLGDDLALNAQQVTGVNADRELPVVWAVAKGSMLNKCLLVPAALAISALIPWLITPLLMLGGAYLCFEGAEKVLHALFHKDDKKAHQEEVVKAVADETVDLVEFEKNKIKGAIRTDFILSAEIIVIALGTAAEASLGMQALVLSVVAFFLTVGVYGAVAAIVRMDDAGLYLIQKTNSLARKLGQFLLWAAPKLMHFLSIFGTAAMFLVGGGILIHGIPMAAEHMHHIEQWAHHLPVAWLLGLIVPALVTAVLGFLAGSLVVGVVEGIGSFRGKKP; this is translated from the coding sequence ATGGCTGGCAGCAGTTTTTTTGCACTTTTTGATGATATAGCAGCGTTATTGGATGACATTGCGCTAATGAGTAAAGTTGCCGCCAAGAAAACGGCCGGTGTGTTGGGTGACGATTTAGCACTAAACGCACAGCAAGTGACGGGGGTGAACGCAGACCGAGAGCTACCCGTTGTGTGGGCGGTAGCCAAAGGCTCGATGCTGAATAAGTGTTTATTGGTGCCGGCCGCGTTGGCGATAAGCGCGCTTATCCCTTGGCTAATTACCCCACTGCTAATGCTAGGCGGTGCTTACCTGTGTTTTGAAGGCGCCGAAAAAGTACTCCATGCGCTATTCCATAAAGACGATAAAAAGGCACATCAAGAAGAGGTGGTAAAAGCCGTTGCCGATGAAACAGTCGACCTTGTTGAATTCGAAAAAAATAAAATTAAAGGCGCAATCCGCACCGACTTTATTTTATCCGCTGAAATTATTGTAATTGCATTAGGCACTGCTGCCGAAGCGAGTTTGGGGATGCAGGCGCTGGTATTGAGTGTTGTGGCTTTTTTCCTGACCGTGGGCGTCTACGGCGCCGTTGCCGCTATTGTGCGCATGGATGATGCTGGTTTGTATTTAATTCAAAAAACAAACAGTCTTGCCCGCAAGTTAGGCCAATTTCTTTTATGGGCTGCACCTAAGTTAATGCACTTTTTATCTATTTTTGGAACCGCGGCCATGTTTTTGGTTGGTGGCGGAATATTAATTCATGGCATCCCAATGGCTGCTGAGCATATGCACCACATAGAACAATGGGCACACCATTTACCGGTGGCTTGGTTGTTGGGGCTAATTGTGCCAGCGTTAGTTACAGCGGTATTGGGTTTTTTGGCTGGTAGCTTGGTTGTGGGTGTTGTTGAAGGGATTGGGTCTTTTCGGGGGAAGAAGCCTTAA
- a CDS encoding putative porin yields MKKLLAASLVALASSSVAAQDYQYEIGVEYESNDAASAAGILGQGFFSKVETEGHALRESAYMERKSNIYASYVNEDYDAGGSENASSIGGELYIPKAYLFLGAQYISAGDGDWGLTLGVTPVKGLRITTQYWDEPGYDFNLQGKYVADLAGGDAINIELGYYDGEVDDTVSLEFDYYFGPSFSLGAIIANTVDTDYTIKAEKFFADRFSVNASYMFGEYDDTWGIGAAVRF; encoded by the coding sequence ATGAAAAAGTTATTAGCCGCATCATTAGTTGCGTTAGCATCATCCAGCGTAGCTGCTCAAGATTACCAATATGAAATTGGCGTAGAGTACGAATCGAATGATGCAGCCAGTGCGGCAGGAATTTTAGGCCAAGGGTTCTTTAGCAAAGTAGAAACTGAAGGGCATGCACTAAGAGAATCAGCCTACATGGAGCGTAAAAGCAACATTTATGCATCTTACGTAAATGAAGATTACGACGCTGGCGGCAGCGAAAATGCCAGCAGCATTGGCGGCGAACTTTACATCCCAAAAGCTTACTTATTTCTTGGTGCCCAATATATTAGCGCAGGAGATGGCGACTGGGGTTTAACACTTGGCGTAACCCCAGTAAAAGGCCTACGCATTACCACCCAATACTGGGACGAGCCAGGCTACGATTTCAACCTACAAGGTAAATACGTAGCAGACCTAGCCGGCGGTGATGCCATCAATATTGAACTTGGTTATTACGATGGCGAAGTGGATGATACCGTTAGTCTAGAGTTTGATTACTACTTCGGCCCTAGCTTTAGCTTAGGCGCTATTATTGCCAACACAGTTGATACAGATTACACAATTAAAGCCGAAAAGTTTTTTGCCGATCGCTTTAGCGTTAACGCAAGCTATATGTTTGGCGAGTATGATGATACTTGGGGTATTGGTGCAGCAGTAAGATTTTAA